The following DNA comes from Caldisericum sp..
AAATTCCTCTCTTACTGCAGTTGAAGGAAAGCCTTTTGTAAGGTCTCCTGTCATAGTAAATATAACAGAGATTATCTCATCTTTTGAAAGCAAATTTTCTTTCATAATGCTCTCAAATAGTTCTTGAGAGGCTTTATAAATTTCCTCTTTTGAATTGTTTTCTACAGTTATCGCACCTCTTACCGCTTTCATTTTCTCTCTTATGAATTTGATAAATTTTAAAATTGTATTAAAGATAATATTTTTGTCAA
Coding sequences within:
- the aroH gene encoding chorismate mutase, with protein sequence MKAVRGAITVENNSKEEIYKASQELFESIMKENLLSKDEIISVIFTMTGDLTKGFPSTAVREEFGLNETPFLDLEHKYVEGALEKCIRVMIFVDTDKKLKPVYLGKAKTLRKDLEVNNDSHFEKGYK